The Blastococcus sp. HT6-4 genome window below encodes:
- a CDS encoding SDR family oxidoreductase, with the protein MASPERPRHTPPTGPALTCLVTGATGYVGGRLVPELLAAGHRVRVMTRSPERLRDHPWAGDVEVVRADAGDPDAVARACAGVDVAYYLIHALGAGPGFEKTDRHSAHVMAGAVRDAGVGRLVHLGGLEPGNEELSPHLRSRAEVAAILLGSGVPTVVLRAAVVLGSGSASFEMLRYLTERLPVMVTPRWVHSRIQPIAIRDVLRYLVACARLPADVHRRFDIGGPDVMHYAEMMQRYARVAELPRRRILPVPIVTPSLSSHWIGLITPVPAGIARPLVESLRNTVVCSEHDIATYVPDPPEGLLGFDDAVRLAVQRVRDSAVSTRWASASVPGAPSDPMPTDPDWAGGSLYVDERVRVADAPAEAVWRVIEGIGGERGWYSWPLAWEVRGWLDRAVGGVGLRRGRRDPDQLYVGDALDFWRVEERRPGRLLRLRAEMRLPGLAWLEFHVEHDPGSGGSTLCQRATFAPRGLSGHLYWWAVAAFHGFVFGGMLRGIARAAERRARATAEETPAA; encoded by the coding sequence ATGGCATCACCGGAGCGCCCGCGGCACACGCCTCCCACCGGCCCCGCGCTCACCTGCCTGGTCACGGGGGCAACGGGGTACGTGGGCGGCCGGCTGGTGCCCGAGCTGCTCGCGGCCGGCCACCGGGTGCGGGTGATGACCCGGTCGCCGGAGCGGCTGCGCGACCACCCCTGGGCCGGCGACGTCGAGGTCGTCCGGGCCGACGCCGGGGACCCCGACGCGGTGGCGCGGGCCTGTGCCGGAGTCGACGTCGCCTACTACCTGATCCACGCCCTGGGCGCCGGGCCGGGCTTCGAGAAGACCGACCGGCACAGCGCCCACGTGATGGCCGGTGCGGTCCGCGACGCCGGCGTCGGCCGGCTGGTCCACCTCGGCGGGCTGGAACCCGGGAACGAGGAGCTCTCACCCCACCTGCGCTCGCGGGCGGAGGTCGCCGCGATCCTGCTGGGGTCCGGGGTCCCGACCGTGGTCCTCCGCGCCGCCGTCGTCCTGGGGTCGGGGTCGGCGTCGTTCGAGATGCTGCGGTACCTGACCGAACGGCTGCCGGTGATGGTCACCCCGCGATGGGTGCACAGCCGGATCCAGCCGATCGCGATCCGCGACGTGCTGCGCTACCTCGTGGCCTGCGCCCGGCTGCCGGCGGACGTGCACCGCCGCTTCGACATCGGCGGCCCCGACGTCATGCACTACGCGGAGATGATGCAGCGGTACGCCCGCGTCGCCGAGCTCCCGCGGCGCCGGATCCTGCCGGTGCCGATCGTCACGCCGTCGCTGTCGAGCCACTGGATCGGGCTGATCACGCCCGTCCCCGCCGGCATCGCCCGCCCGCTGGTCGAGTCGCTGCGCAACACCGTCGTCTGCTCGGAGCACGACATCGCGACGTACGTGCCCGACCCGCCGGAGGGGCTGCTCGGTTTCGACGACGCCGTGCGGCTGGCCGTCCAGCGGGTCCGGGACTCGGCGGTCTCCACGCGCTGGGCCTCGGCGTCGGTGCCCGGCGCCCCGTCCGACCCGATGCCCACCGATCCGGACTGGGCCGGTGGCAGCCTCTACGTCGACGAGCGCGTCCGGGTGGCCGACGCACCGGCCGAGGCGGTGTGGCGGGTGATCGAGGGGATCGGCGGCGAGCGCGGCTGGTACTCCTGGCCCCTCGCCTGGGAGGTGCGGGGCTGGCTGGACCGGGCGGTCGGCGGGGTCGGCCTCCGCCGGGGCCGGCGGGATCCCGACCAGCTGTACGTCGGCGACGCCCTGGACTTCTGGCGGGTGGAGGAACGCCGGCCCGGCCGGCTGCTGCGGCTGCGGGCGGAGATGCGGCTCCCCGGCCTGGCCTGGCTCGAGTTCCACGTGGAACACGACCCCGGCAGTGGCGGCTCGACCCTGTGCCAGCGGGCCACCTTCGCCCCCCGTGGCCTGTCCGGGCACCTCTACTGGTGGGCCGTCGCGGCGTTCCACGGGTTCGTCTTCGGCGGCATGCTGCGCGGCATCGCCCGGGCGGCCGAGCGGCGGGCCAGGGCCACCGCCGAGGAGACCCCCGCCGCCTGA
- the gyrB gene encoding DNA topoisomerase (ATP-hydrolyzing) subunit B, with amino-acid sequence MVAAPQTDSTYSGSSITVLEGLEAVRKRPGMYIGSTGERGLHHMVWEVVDNAVDEALAGYCDTVRVTLLADGGVRVEDNGRGIPVDIHPVEKRPTVEVIMTTLHAGGKFDGKSYGVSGGLHGVGVTVVNALSTRLDVQVWSHGTEWQQSYAYAKPGPLEEVGPTKKRGTAITFWADGEIFETTDYAFDTINRRLQEMAFLNKGLTIVLRDERPGQSKAETGMSEEVSLAEAATEAGHEVEAFEPTEITYRYDAGLVDYVAHINRRRTAIHKSVISFSAEGTGKNDTAMSLEVAMQWSDAYSESVHTFANIINTHEGGTHEEGFRAALTSIVNRYAVEKKLLKEKDEKLTGDDIREGLAAIVSVKLGDPQFEGQTKTKLGNTEVKGFVQRVCNEQIGHWFEANPTEAKTIITKAASAARARRAAQDARKLARKSLLTVSGLPGKLADCRSTDPRNSEVYIVEGDSAGGSAKSGRDSMYQAILPIRGKIINVEKARIDRVLKNTEVQSMITAFGTGIHDEFDISKLRYHKIVLMADADVDGQHISTLLLTLLFRFMRPLVEGQYVYLAKPPLYKIKWGGKVGDEYAYSDKERDAVVKAGVEGGRKIKDEMIQRFKGLGEMNASELWETTMNPETRILRQVTLEDAAAADEIFSILMGEDVEARRSFITRNAKDVRFLDV; translated from the coding sequence GTGGTCGCAGCACCCCAGACCGACAGCACCTACTCCGGTAGCTCCATCACCGTCCTGGAGGGGCTCGAGGCGGTGCGCAAGCGCCCCGGCATGTACATCGGCTCCACCGGTGAGCGTGGCCTGCACCACATGGTGTGGGAGGTCGTCGACAACGCCGTCGACGAGGCGCTGGCCGGGTACTGCGACACGGTCCGGGTGACCCTGCTGGCCGACGGCGGCGTGCGGGTCGAGGACAACGGCCGCGGCATCCCGGTGGACATCCACCCCGTGGAGAAGCGGCCCACCGTCGAGGTGATCATGACGACCCTCCACGCGGGCGGGAAGTTCGACGGGAAGAGCTACGGGGTCTCCGGCGGTCTGCACGGGGTCGGCGTCACCGTCGTCAACGCCCTCTCCACCCGGCTGGACGTCCAGGTCTGGTCCCACGGGACCGAGTGGCAGCAGAGCTACGCGTACGCCAAGCCCGGTCCGCTGGAGGAGGTCGGCCCGACGAAGAAGCGCGGCACCGCGATCACCTTCTGGGCCGACGGCGAGATCTTCGAGACCACGGACTACGCGTTCGACACGATCAACCGCCGCCTGCAGGAGATGGCCTTCCTCAACAAGGGCCTGACCATCGTCCTGCGCGACGAGCGGCCCGGGCAGAGCAAGGCCGAGACGGGCATGTCCGAGGAGGTCTCCCTCGCCGAGGCCGCCACGGAGGCCGGCCACGAGGTCGAGGCCTTCGAGCCCACCGAGATCACCTACCGCTACGACGCCGGCCTGGTCGACTACGTCGCGCACATCAACCGGCGCCGGACCGCGATCCACAAGTCGGTGATCAGCTTCTCCGCCGAGGGCACCGGCAAGAACGACACCGCGATGTCGCTCGAGGTCGCGATGCAGTGGTCCGACGCCTACTCGGAGTCGGTGCACACCTTCGCGAACATCATCAACACGCACGAGGGCGGCACGCACGAGGAGGGTTTCCGCGCGGCGCTGACCTCCATCGTCAACCGGTACGCCGTCGAGAAGAAGCTGCTCAAGGAGAAGGACGAGAAGCTCACCGGCGACGACATCCGCGAGGGTCTGGCCGCGATCGTCTCGGTGAAGCTCGGCGACCCGCAGTTCGAGGGCCAGACGAAGACCAAGCTCGGCAACACCGAGGTCAAGGGCTTCGTGCAGCGCGTCTGCAACGAGCAGATCGGCCACTGGTTCGAGGCCAACCCGACCGAGGCGAAGACGATCATCACCAAGGCCGCCTCGGCCGCCCGTGCCCGCCGCGCTGCGCAGGATGCGCGCAAGCTGGCCCGCAAGAGCCTGCTCACCGTCAGCGGCCTGCCGGGCAAGCTCGCCGACTGCCGCTCGACGGACCCGCGCAACTCCGAGGTCTACATCGTCGAGGGCGACTCGGCCGGCGGCTCGGCGAAGTCCGGCCGCGACTCGATGTACCAGGCGATCCTGCCCATCCGCGGCAAGATCATCAACGTCGAGAAGGCGCGCATCGACCGGGTGCTCAAGAACACCGAGGTCCAGTCGATGATCACCGCCTTCGGTACCGGCATCCACGACGAGTTCGACATCTCGAAGCTCCGGTACCACAAGATCGTGCTGATGGCCGACGCCGACGTCGACGGCCAGCACATCAGCACGCTGCTGCTGACCCTGCTGTTCCGCTTCATGCGCCCGCTGGTCGAGGGCCAGTACGTGTACCTGGCCAAGCCGCCGCTCTACAAGATCAAGTGGGGTGGCAAGGTCGGTGACGAGTACGCATACAGCGACAAGGAGCGCGACGCGGTCGTGAAGGCCGGCGTCGAGGGTGGCCGCAAGATCAAGGACGAGATGATCCAGCGGTTCAAGGGGCTCGGCGAGATGAACGCCAGCGAGCTGTGGGAGACCACGATGAACCCCGAGACCCGGATCCTCCGGCAGGTCACCCTCGAGGACGCCGCCGCGGCCGACGAGATCTTCAGCATCCTCATGGGCGAGGACGTCGAGGCCCGGCGCAGCTTCATCACCCGCAACGCCAAGGACGTCCGCTTCCTCGACGTCTGA
- a CDS encoding ABC transporter ATP-binding protein yields the protein MSTPVAPEDAASPGPAGLRDLLPLLRPHRRALLLAAGLSLVAAAGALAQPALVARVIDVVGAGEPLLPAVGLLVVVLLAASALGALQQFVLQRTAEGFVLTTRLMLTDRLLRLPVAEYDRRRTGDLMSRVGSDTTLLRATVTAGVVEVAGSAVVGVGALVAMAVVDVWLLLLTVLAVTVGAVTAVLASRGVRRLSQRAQEEVGAMTAAVERALSAVRTIRASGATAREVAAVGASAHRAYSAGVQVARLEALVSPAGSIAVQGAFLAVLGVGGYRVASGSITVAELIAFILYLFLLVMPLGQAIGAWTQLQTGLGALTRIQEVLGLDPEDDERPERAAAVAVPARTVPGTAPLLELDDVSFAYPDGTPVLHGVSLRVAAGSRVALVGPSGAGKSTVLALIEGFYPLSGGAIRWAGTDARELPRAALRARLGYVEQEAPVLAGTVRDNLLLTRPDATDPELWAVLADVGLTEVVRRSPRGLDVLVGDEGVLLSGGERQRLAIARSLLAQPQLLLLDEPTASLDARNEGLLRHTLAAASAGRALLVVAHRLSTVLDSDQIVVLDQGRVVASGTHSELVDSSPLYRELASAQLLV from the coding sequence GTGAGCACCCCGGTCGCGCCGGAGGACGCCGCGTCCCCGGGCCCGGCCGGTCTGCGCGACCTGCTGCCGCTGCTGCGTCCGCACCGGCGTGCGCTCCTGCTGGCCGCCGGGCTGTCACTGGTCGCCGCGGCCGGTGCCCTGGCCCAGCCGGCGCTGGTCGCCCGGGTCATCGACGTGGTCGGGGCGGGGGAACCGCTGCTGCCCGCCGTCGGCCTGCTGGTCGTGGTCCTCCTGGCGGCGTCCGCGCTCGGGGCGCTCCAGCAGTTCGTCCTCCAGCGGACCGCCGAGGGGTTCGTCCTCACCACCCGGCTGATGCTGACCGACCGGCTGCTGCGCCTCCCGGTGGCCGAGTACGACCGCCGGCGCACCGGTGACCTGATGTCCCGGGTGGGTTCGGACACCACGCTGCTGCGGGCGACCGTGACCGCCGGCGTCGTGGAGGTCGCGGGGTCGGCGGTGGTGGGGGTCGGCGCCCTGGTGGCCATGGCCGTGGTCGACGTCTGGCTGCTGCTCCTCACGGTCCTGGCCGTCACGGTCGGCGCGGTGACCGCGGTCCTCGCCTCGCGCGGGGTGCGGCGGCTCTCCCAGCGCGCCCAGGAGGAGGTCGGCGCGATGACCGCGGCCGTGGAGCGGGCGCTGTCGGCGGTGCGCACGATCCGGGCCAGCGGTGCCACGGCGCGGGAGGTGGCCGCGGTCGGTGCGAGCGCGCACCGCGCCTACTCCGCCGGCGTTCAGGTGGCGCGGCTGGAGGCGCTGGTCTCCCCGGCCGGCTCGATCGCCGTCCAGGGCGCCTTCCTGGCCGTGCTCGGTGTCGGGGGCTACCGGGTGGCGAGCGGTTCGATCACCGTGGCCGAGCTGATCGCGTTCATCCTCTACCTGTTCCTGCTGGTCATGCCCCTGGGCCAGGCGATCGGCGCCTGGACCCAGTTGCAGACCGGCCTCGGCGCCCTCACCAGGATCCAGGAGGTGCTCGGCCTCGACCCCGAGGACGACGAGCGCCCCGAGCGGGCGGCGGCCGTCGCCGTCCCGGCGCGCACCGTGCCGGGCACGGCGCCGCTGCTGGAGCTCGACGACGTCTCGTTCGCCTATCCCGACGGGACCCCGGTGCTGCACGGGGTGTCGCTCCGGGTGGCCGCGGGCAGCCGCGTGGCCCTCGTCGGGCCGTCGGGCGCGGGCAAGTCGACGGTGCTCGCGCTGATCGAGGGCTTCTACCCGCTGTCCGGTGGCGCCATCCGGTGGGCCGGCACCGACGCCCGCGAGCTGCCCCGCGCCGCGCTGCGTGCCCGGCTGGGCTACGTCGAGCAGGAGGCCCCCGTGCTCGCCGGGACGGTGCGCGACAACCTGCTGCTCACCCGCCCCGACGCCACCGACCCCGAGCTCTGGGCGGTGCTCGCCGACGTCGGCCTGACCGAGGTCGTCCGCCGGTCCCCGCGCGGGCTCGACGTCCTGGTCGGCGACGAGGGGGTGCTGCTCTCGGGCGGCGAGCGGCAGCGGCTGGCCATCGCCCGGTCGCTGCTCGCGCAGCCCCAGCTGCTGCTGCTCGACGAGCCGACGGCCAGCCTCGACGCGCGCAACGAGGGCCTGCTGCGCCACACCCTGGCGGCGGCGTCGGCCGGCCGGGCCCTCCTGGTCGTCGCCCACCGGCTGTCCACGGTCCTGGACAGCGACCAGATCGTGGTGCTCGACCAGGGCCGGGTCGTCGCCAGTGGGACGCACTCCGAGCTCGTGGACAGCAGCCCGCTCTACCGCGAGCTCGCCTCGGCCCAGCTCCTCGTGTGA
- a CDS encoding DciA family protein: MSEDRPARPSDIARAALEAARAASAARPRPTRRRIAGPRRSWTGPGPGADDPQPLGRLVDSLVSQQDWSERTRVGSVFGRWSVLVGPDIAAHCRPETLTDGELLVVAESTAWATQLRLLAPSILGKLHAQVGGDVVTRLRVVGPTAPSWKKGPRSVRGRGPRDTYG, from the coding sequence GTGAGCGAGGACCGCCCCGCCCGGCCCAGCGACATCGCCCGGGCCGCGCTGGAGGCGGCGCGGGCCGCGTCGGCCGCCCGTCCCCGGCCCACCCGCCGGCGGATCGCCGGGCCGCGCCGGTCGTGGACCGGTCCGGGCCCCGGCGCCGACGACCCCCAGCCGCTCGGCCGGCTGGTCGACTCGCTGGTCAGCCAGCAGGACTGGTCGGAGCGGACCAGGGTCGGCTCGGTGTTCGGCCGCTGGTCGGTGCTCGTCGGCCCCGACATCGCCGCGCACTGCCGCCCCGAGACGCTCACCGACGGCGAGCTGCTGGTAGTCGCCGAGTCCACCGCCTGGGCCACGCAGCTGCGCCTGCTGGCGCCGTCGATCCTCGGGAAGCTCCACGCCCAGGTCGGCGGGGACGTCGTGACGAGGTTGCGCGTTGTCGGTCCGACGGCTCCCAGCTGGAAGAAGGGCCCGCGCTCGGTCCGCGGGCGAGGACCCCGCGACACCTACGGATGA